A genomic segment from Nodularia sphaerocarpa UHCC 0038 encodes:
- a CDS encoding TolC family protein has translation MLRYFFPRFSLSLLLIFMFPSLGECQDIPKQENLPSSDINTRLQLNNSSDELELNLADAVYLALHNNRDLKIAYLQRMISQKDLAESESQFNPTFTPELSLNFNNNHNGDNLNNNMNASLGANLNFKMPTGGEISLRWQGQNNLSRNRGLDSYSEANSLGQNMSLNVSQPLLRGFGTELNTLNIQRARLTEKSNVLDLKNTISQRITATISSYRNLLLAQEQLKIEKLSFANSQKDLERLQALFEFGRIARNDLVERQANIAQQEVNLVNTQGRLETAISALIQIIDLPVSKKLIAIETPTPPTSLNLISFPEMLELALTNNSGYLGAINSVENAKFGIREARNQQQLDLRLNFGYGFNSASNTQDSGSLNSSLTLSRELGNMSQDNAVEKSNINLQVANYSLEKTKINLEEELKSIVRNVQDSFQQIKLAEQARELAATNVINAKERMRLGSNISMTDIINFEKSLVDAQNQELTAIITHLNSMTELEQFLGLTVNKWVKE, from the coding sequence ATGCTTCGTTATTTTTTCCCACGGTTTTCTTTATCTTTGCTTCTAATTTTTATGTTTCCCAGTTTAGGAGAATGTCAAGATATCCCTAAGCAAGAAAATTTGCCAAGTTCTGATATTAATACACGATTACAATTAAATAATTCTAGCGATGAATTAGAATTAAATTTAGCTGATGCGGTTTATTTGGCTTTGCACAATAATCGAGATTTGAAAATTGCTTATTTGCAACGCATGATAAGTCAGAAAGATTTGGCTGAATCTGAATCCCAGTTTAATCCAACTTTTACACCAGAACTGTCTCTGAATTTTAATAATAATCACAATGGTGATAATCTGAACAATAATATGAATGCTAGTTTGGGTGCAAATCTTAATTTTAAAATGCCTACTGGTGGTGAGATTAGTTTAAGATGGCAAGGACAAAATAATTTATCTCGTAATCGTGGTTTAGATAGTTATTCTGAGGCAAATTCTCTTGGTCAAAATATGAGTTTGAATGTTAGCCAACCCCTATTACGAGGTTTTGGTACAGAGTTAAATACTCTTAATATTCAAAGAGCTAGGTTAACAGAAAAAAGCAATGTTTTAGATTTAAAAAATACTATTTCTCAAAGGATTACTGCTACAATATCAAGCTATAGAAATTTATTGTTAGCTCAAGAGCAATTGAAAATTGAAAAATTATCTTTTGCTAATTCTCAAAAAGATTTAGAAAGATTACAAGCTTTGTTTGAGTTTGGCAGAATTGCTAGAAATGATCTGGTTGAGCGTCAAGCTAATATTGCTCAACAGGAAGTTAACTTAGTTAATACACAAGGAAGATTGGAGACAGCAATTTCTGCTCTAATTCAAATTATAGATTTACCTGTATCAAAAAAGTTAATTGCTATTGAAACTCCTACACCTCCAACGAGTTTAAATTTAATCAGTTTTCCAGAAATGCTAGAATTAGCTTTAACTAATAATTCTGGTTATCTTGGTGCTATAAATTCTGTGGAAAATGCTAAGTTTGGTATTAGAGAAGCAAGGAACCAACAACAGTTAGATTTAAGATTAAATTTCGGCTACGGTTTTAATAGTGCTAGTAATACTCAAGATTCTGGTAGTTTGAATTCTTCTTTAACTCTAAGTCGTGAACTTGGCAATATGAGTCAAGATAATGCGGTAGAAAAAAGTAATATCAATTTACAAGTTGCTAATTATAGTTTGGAAAAAACTAAAATAAATTTGGAGGAAGAATTAAAAAGTATTGTGCGAAATGTTCAGGACAGTTTTCAACAAATTAAATTAGCAGAACAAGCAAGGGAGTTAGCAGCGACTAATGTTATTAATGCTAAGGAAAGAATGCGCTTAGGTAGTAATATTTCTATGACAGATATTATTAATTTTGAGAAAAGTTTGGTTGATGCTCAAAATCAAGAATTAACTGCGATTATTACTCACCTTAATAGTATGACTGAATTAGAGCAGTTTTTAGGGTTGACTGTGAATAAATGGGTGAAAGAATAA
- a CDS encoding ABC transporter permease, protein MNINDLLSLTFHSLRSNPLRSFLSSLGVFMGVFAVSGTLQVSDIGRIYLKTQLQNMESPQISIDSAYDPITYQEKQYLNEDVALLKRKLSGWKYIAPVQNFYSEPIFVGNQKIDAESQAVTPEFLAISGRKLIAGKFFTVNDLQYTRSVAVIDQLLAQKLFKSKNPLGKMIYFQKKSYYIQGVIETRNSNSWSQNQGLILIPLSVYQSLKSSPFFDKITITPQDTHNIEELQKQAVSILEKRFPNVAGIYASSNIEFVKAQEDQLNTVTIILLIIGGISLFVGGVGIANITIASVVERTSEIGLRRAIGATQVNILIQFLLEATIISMTGGILAISAVQGITIVTLNILTLPYQFNYQTPLISLSSAILVGVTSSFLPAVRASKLDPVEALRSQ, encoded by the coding sequence ATGAACATCAATGATTTACTATCTTTGACATTTCACTCTTTACGCAGTAACCCTTTACGCTCTTTCCTGAGTAGTTTAGGCGTATTTATGGGTGTATTTGCTGTGAGTGGTACATTACAAGTTAGCGATATTGGGAGAATATATTTAAAGACACAATTACAAAATATGGAATCTCCCCAAATTTCTATTGATTCAGCTTATGACCCTATCACATATCAGGAAAAACAATATCTAAATGAAGATGTAGCATTGCTAAAAAGAAAGTTATCTGGTTGGAAATATATTGCTCCGGTACAAAATTTTTATAGTGAGCCTATTTTTGTGGGTAATCAAAAAATTGATGCGGAAAGTCAAGCAGTCACACCGGAATTTTTAGCTATTTCGGGGAGAAAATTAATTGCGGGTAAGTTTTTTACAGTTAATGATTTACAGTATACTCGCTCAGTTGCTGTGATTGATCAGTTGCTGGCGCAAAAACTATTTAAAAGTAAAAATCCCTTGGGGAAAATGATTTATTTTCAAAAGAAGTCTTATTATATTCAAGGTGTTATCGAAACTAGAAATAGTAATTCTTGGAGTCAAAATCAAGGGTTGATATTAATTCCTCTGTCTGTGTATCAATCTCTCAAATCTAGTCCTTTCTTTGATAAAATCACCATTACTCCCCAGGATACACACAATATAGAAGAACTCCAAAAGCAAGCTGTTAGCATTTTAGAAAAAAGATTCCCTAATGTAGCTGGTATTTATGCTTCGAGTAATATTGAATTTGTCAAAGCTCAAGAAGATCAATTAAATACAGTTACTATTATTTTATTAATTATCGGGGGAATCTCTTTATTTGTGGGCGGTGTGGGAATTGCTAATATTACCATAGCATCAGTGGTAGAACGCACTTCAGAAATTGGTTTAAGGCGAGCTATTGGTGCTACGCAAGTAAATATTTTAATTCAGTTTTTACTGGAAGCTACTATTATTAGTATGACTGGTGGAATTTTAGCGATTAGTGCTGTGCAAGGTATTACAATAGTTACGCTGAATATATTAACTTTACCTTATCAGTTTAACTATCAAACCCCTCTAATTTCACTTAGTTCTGCTATTTTAGTTGGTGTGACTTCTAGTTTTTTACCTGCTGTTAGAGCTAGTAAGTTAGATCCTGTAGAAGCTTTACGTTCTCAATAA
- a CDS encoding efflux RND transporter periplasmic adaptor subunit, with the protein MKNFKFKPGFKWLTISASLTVVSLGGWLIFAIFTQSKTQTIPVRMTIVSQDKVEDKITGESGIIKLDNQRNIKSPITGTVEQVLVKLGDSVKKGQTLIRLRDTESQIKLQEFASDLNEKNLQLLDKQLSVQRVKKKLLEKQQEYKDMQKTYQLDIDKKKQEILWELEKRKLEITKKQQTLTAKKEELEEAKVKLEENKQLIERGFISGIELKDQEKKVTQTEIDLTNAQDDLYLSNIDFKKQQLDLESFLQDIKNNKAEPQQKLQEYQAKVEQAQEEVDQAQLGLNQLMRELEKLKLQRQKITEDLRKTLITSPIDGTIFNLKAKLGDVIEANADVLVIGDSVEKIVELKLSPLDATRVKVRQNAEISIVGFQAQKLTGKVEQISLLAGDSQNENQGTDNVKVTAIVRLDKNNENILAGTPVTVALIISQRDNVLAIPSEAIQQNESETFVWMRDKESKAFQRIITTGLEGLENVEVKSGLKPGDEILIPFWETPLNVGDSVVIKMQ; encoded by the coding sequence ATGAAAAACTTTAAATTCAAGCCGGGATTTAAATGGTTAACCATCTCTGCAAGTTTGACAGTTGTTAGTCTTGGAGGTTGGTTAATTTTTGCTATATTTACCCAAAGCAAAACTCAAACCATTCCTGTTCGCATGACGATAGTCTCTCAAGATAAGGTAGAAGATAAAATTACAGGGGAAAGTGGGATTATCAAATTAGATAATCAAAGGAATATTAAATCTCCCATAACTGGGACAGTGGAACAAGTTTTAGTTAAACTTGGAGATTCAGTTAAAAAAGGGCAAACTTTAATTCGGCTTCGAGATACAGAATCTCAAATTAAATTACAAGAGTTTGCATCAGATTTAAACGAAAAAAATTTACAACTTCTTGATAAACAGTTATCTGTACAAAGAGTTAAGAAGAAGTTATTAGAAAAACAGCAAGAATACAAAGATATGCAAAAAACATATCAATTGGATATCGATAAGAAGAAACAAGAAATTTTATGGGAACTGGAGAAACGCAAGTTAGAAATTACTAAAAAACAGCAAACATTAACGGCTAAAAAAGAAGAATTAGAGGAAGCCAAGGTTAAGCTAGAAGAGAATAAACAACTTATTGAAAGAGGATTTATTTCGGGAATTGAATTAAAAGATCAAGAAAAGAAAGTTACTCAAACTGAAATTGACTTAACTAATGCTCAGGATGATTTATATTTGAGCAACATTGATTTCAAAAAACAGCAATTAGATTTAGAAAGTTTTCTCCAAGATATCAAAAATAATAAAGCTGAACCACAGCAGAAGTTGCAAGAATATCAAGCTAAAGTCGAACAAGCCCAGGAAGAAGTTGATCAAGCACAATTAGGATTAAATCAACTTATGAGAGAATTAGAAAAGCTCAAACTTCAACGTCAAAAAATTACTGAGGATTTACGCAAAACACTTATCACTTCTCCTATAGATGGTACTATTTTCAATTTAAAAGCCAAATTAGGTGATGTCATTGAAGCAAATGCAGATGTGTTAGTCATTGGTGATAGTGTGGAAAAAATTGTGGAATTAAAGTTATCTCCTTTAGACGCAACTAGAGTGAAAGTCAGACAAAATGCAGAAATTAGTATTGTTGGTTTTCAAGCACAAAAATTAACCGGAAAAGTTGAACAAATTTCTTTATTAGCGGGAGATTCCCAAAATGAAAATCAAGGTACAGATAATGTCAAAGTTACCGCCATTGTGCGTTTAGATAAAAACAATGAAAATATCCTGGCTGGAACTCCAGTCACAGTTGCTTTAATTATCTCTCAACGTGATAATGTTCTAGCTATTCCTAGTGAAGCTATTCAACAAAATGAATCAGAAACCTTTGTCTGGATGCGGGATAAAGAAAGTAAGGCTTTTCAAAGAATTATCACAACTGGTTTAGAAGGTTTAGAAAATGTTGAGGTTAAATCTGGGTTAAAACCAGGAGATGAAATATTAATTCCATTCTGGGAAACTCCTTTAAATGTGGGAGATTCTGTTGTCATCAAAATGCAGTAG
- a CDS encoding DEAD/DEAH box helicase, whose product MNYPAPSPELDLGLIFPFELDQFQQDAIASLNSGRSVVVCAPTGSGKTLVGEYAIYRALSRGKRVFYTTPLKALSNQKLRDFREQFGYDQVGLLTGDISINRDAPILVMTTEIFRNMLYGTPIGQVGISLVDVEAVVLDECHYMNDRQRGTVWEESIIYCPREIQLAALSATVANSDQLTDWLNRVHGPTDLIYSDFRPVPLEFYYCNPKGLFPLLNDSKTKINPRLANRGKRNQGDRGRGGRPEAPGIAYTLSQLQQRDMLPAIYFIFSRRGCDKAVAEVGDLWLVNNDESQILRQQIDDFLARNPEAGRSGQIAPLYRGIAAHHAGILPAWKGLVEELFQQGLIKVVFATETLAAGINMPARTTVISTLSKRTDSGHRLLNASEFLQMAGRAGRRGMDLQGHVVTVQTPFEGSKEGAYLATSKPDPLVSQFTPSYGMVLNLLQIHTLEQAKELIERSFGQYMATVHLRPEYDEMAQLQTQLAQLHEQIATVNEHELAVYEKLRQRLKVERQLLSTLQEQAQENRQEEFVMMLSFAVSGTLLSLKGKNIPVSIPITAVLMGKIPGNGEAPYLICLGQDNRWYVVTTKDVVNLYAELPRLDVPAHIVAPPELLLKPGQSLRGSEETFAIAQRIPEGSEGSLYMPPEVAEQLSRVTAVQAQLEANPIHQSGNVSKIFKRRARYVELEAELEQLQSQVEEHSQRHWEEFVNLISILQHFDALDNLVPTQLGRIAAAIRGENELWLGLVFASGELEHLDPHHLAAAAAALVIETPRPDSRVHFDLSNEVVEALAKLRNIRRKIFQLQRRYNVALPIWLELELIAIVEKWALGTPWTELCENTTLDEGDVVRILRRTLDLLSQIPHVPHLSKEFQRNAYRAMQLIDRFPVNEVAD is encoded by the coding sequence GTGAATTATCCCGCACCATCTCCAGAACTTGACTTAGGGTTAATATTTCCCTTTGAATTGGATCAGTTCCAACAAGATGCGATCGCGTCCCTAAATTCTGGACGTTCCGTAGTCGTCTGTGCGCCCACAGGTTCGGGCAAAACATTAGTTGGGGAATATGCCATCTATCGAGCCTTATCACGAGGGAAACGTGTGTTTTACACCACACCCCTCAAGGCATTGTCAAATCAGAAATTACGCGATTTTCGCGAACAATTTGGGTACGACCAAGTTGGACTGTTAACAGGAGATATTTCCATTAACAGAGATGCACCAATTCTGGTGATGACAACAGAAATCTTTCGTAATATGCTCTATGGCACACCCATCGGGCAAGTCGGCATTTCCTTAGTAGACGTTGAAGCAGTGGTACTAGATGAGTGCCACTACATGAACGATCGCCAACGCGGTACAGTTTGGGAAGAATCCATTATTTACTGTCCTCGTGAAATTCAGCTCGCAGCCCTTTCCGCAACAGTTGCCAACAGCGACCAACTCACCGACTGGCTAAATCGCGTTCACGGTCCCACAGACCTGATTTATTCCGATTTTCGTCCCGTTCCCTTAGAATTTTACTATTGCAATCCCAAGGGGCTGTTTCCCCTGCTGAATGATAGCAAAACCAAAATTAACCCCCGTCTGGCAAACAGAGGCAAAAGGAACCAAGGAGACAGGGGTAGAGGTGGTAGACCAGAAGCCCCTGGCATAGCTTACACCCTCAGCCAGCTACAGCAACGGGATATGCTCCCAGCGATTTACTTTATTTTTAGTCGCCGGGGATGTGATAAAGCAGTAGCAGAAGTTGGTGATTTATGGCTAGTAAATAATGACGAGTCGCAAATATTACGCCAGCAAATTGATGATTTTTTAGCCCGTAATCCTGAAGCCGGGCGTTCTGGGCAAATTGCCCCCCTTTACAGAGGTATAGCTGCTCACCATGCCGGAATTTTACCTGCGTGGAAAGGACTAGTAGAAGAACTATTTCAGCAAGGGCTAATTAAAGTCGTCTTCGCCACAGAGACACTAGCGGCGGGAATTAATATGCCTGCGCGGACAACGGTAATTTCCACCCTTTCCAAACGGACTGATTCGGGACATCGCCTATTAAACGCTTCGGAATTTCTCCAAATGGCTGGGCGGGCTGGTCGGCGAGGGATGGATTTACAAGGTCATGTGGTGACAGTCCAAACTCCCTTTGAAGGCTCCAAGGAAGGAGCATATTTAGCCACATCTAAACCAGACCCCCTAGTGAGTCAGTTTACACCAAGCTATGGTATGGTACTGAACTTGCTGCAAATTCACACTTTGGAGCAAGCCAAGGAACTCATAGAACGCAGCTTTGGGCAGTACATGGCAACTGTGCATTTAAGACCAGAGTATGATGAGATGGCTCAACTGCAAACCCAATTAGCTCAACTTCACGAACAAATTGCCACAGTTAATGAACATGAACTAGCAGTTTACGAGAAATTACGGCAACGCCTGAAAGTCGAACGCCAGTTATTATCAACCCTGCAAGAACAAGCCCAGGAAAACCGGCAAGAAGAATTTGTGATGATGTTGAGCTTTGCAGTGTCAGGAACGCTGTTGAGTCTCAAAGGTAAAAACATCCCCGTATCTATACCCATAACAGCAGTATTAATGGGAAAAATACCTGGTAATGGGGAAGCTCCTTACTTGATATGCTTAGGGCAAGATAATCGCTGGTATGTCGTCACAACTAAGGATGTCGTCAATTTGTATGCTGAATTGCCACGATTGGATGTGCCAGCGCATATCGTAGCACCTCCTGAATTGCTGTTAAAGCCGGGTCAATCGCTGCGTGGGAGTGAAGAGACATTTGCGATCGCCCAACGCATTCCAGAAGGCTCAGAAGGCTCATTGTATATGCCTCCAGAAGTAGCCGAACAACTAAGTCGCGTTACCGCCGTCCAAGCGCAATTAGAAGCAAATCCCATCCATCAATCAGGCAATGTTAGCAAGATTTTCAAACGCCGGGCGCGTTATGTAGAATTAGAAGCCGAACTCGAACAATTACAATCACAAGTCGAGGAACACTCACAACGCCATTGGGAAGAATTTGTCAATTTAATTTCCATATTGCAACACTTTGACGCTTTAGATAACTTAGTCCCCACCCAATTAGGGCGAATCGCCGCCGCCATTCGAGGCGAAAATGAATTATGGCTGGGTTTAGTCTTCGCTAGTGGTGAATTGGAACATTTAGATCCGCATCATTTAGCAGCAGCAGCAGCAGCCTTAGTCATCGAAACCCCTCGTCCAGATAGTAGAGTCCACTTTGACCTCAGTAACGAAGTAGTAGAAGCCTTGGCAAAACTGCGGAACATTCGCCGCAAAATATTTCAACTGCAACGGCGGTATAATGTCGCTCTGCCTATCTGGTTGGAATTAGAATTAATTGCCATAGTAGAAAAGTGGGCGCTAGGAACACCGTGGACAGAACTCTGTGAAAATACCACCTTAGATGAAGGCGATGTAGTGAGAATTTTACGCCGGACGTTGGATTTATTATCTCAAATCCCCCACGTTCCTCATTTATCGAAAGAGTTCCAGCGTAATGCTTATCGGGCGATGCAATTAATTGATAGGTTCCCAGTCAATGAAGTAGCTGATTGA
- the proC gene encoding pyrroline-5-carboxylate reductase: protein MSIKFGLIGGGVMGEALLSRLMAREIYQPSEVIVSEPLPTRQNYLRQKYNVTVTTDNGVVFTEASEVVFLAIKPQVFSAIAQELADILTIQISPLVISILAGVSLSQLESAFPQLPVIRAMPNTPATVGAGITAICLGAYTTPKHHKIAHQVFSAVGEVVEVPEMLMDAVTGLSGSGPAYVALMVESLADGGVAAGLPRSIANQLALQTVLGTAKLLQDNKIHPAELKDRVTSPGGTTIAGIAQLEKAGFRSALIEAVKAATVRSQELGK, encoded by the coding sequence ATGAGTATTAAATTTGGCTTAATTGGCGGCGGAGTCATGGGTGAAGCGCTGTTATCCCGCCTGATGGCGCGGGAAATTTATCAACCATCAGAAGTGATCGTCAGCGAACCCCTACCGACCCGCCAAAATTATTTGCGGCAAAAATATAATGTAACTGTAACTACAGATAATGGTGTAGTTTTCACAGAAGCCAGCGAAGTAGTATTTTTAGCAATCAAACCACAAGTATTCAGTGCGATCGCTCAAGAATTAGCAGATATCCTGACTATCCAAATCTCGCCCCTAGTGATTTCTATTTTAGCTGGAGTGTCCTTAAGCCAACTAGAATCAGCATTTCCCCAGTTACCAGTCATTCGAGCCATGCCCAACACCCCAGCCACAGTGGGAGCGGGAATTACCGCAATATGTTTAGGTGCATACACTACCCCCAAACATCACAAAATAGCACATCAAGTTTTTTCGGCGGTGGGAGAAGTAGTAGAAGTTCCAGAAATGCTCATGGATGCAGTCACAGGACTATCTGGTAGTGGACCTGCTTACGTAGCCTTGATGGTAGAATCACTCGCTGATGGGGGAGTAGCAGCAGGATTACCCAGAAGCATCGCCAATCAGCTAGCTTTACAAACTGTATTGGGAACAGCGAAACTGTTGCAAGACAACAAAATCCACCCAGCAGAACTCAAAGACCGCGTTACCAGTCCCGGTGGTACAACCATTGCTGGTATAGCCCAACTAGAAAAGGCAGGATTTCGCTCTGCTTTAATTGAAGCAGTCAAAGCGGCCACAGTGCGATCGCAAGAGTTAGGAAAATGA
- a CDS encoding cell division protein SepF, which translates to MNNIFSKLRDFVGLNEQVEYEYYEEEPDTDAGNYQNLYQEQNPQPAPAAATAEATAQNRRWREPMTTMGDDVAAGSKSTMGNVINMPGAINGISEVLVLEPRTFEEMPQAIQALRERKSVVLNLTIMDPDQAQRAVDFVAGGTYALDGHQERIGESIFLFTPSCVQVSTQGGVIHEVPQTPVRPSRPASSSNQAWGNDVNRMVQ; encoded by the coding sequence ATGAACAACATATTTAGTAAACTTCGAGACTTTGTAGGTCTCAATGAGCAAGTGGAATACGAGTACTACGAAGAAGAACCCGATACAGATGCTGGTAACTACCAAAACCTGTATCAAGAACAAAATCCCCAACCAGCACCAGCAGCAGCAACAGCAGAAGCCACTGCTCAAAATCGACGCTGGCGGGAACCCATGACTACAATGGGTGATGATGTAGCCGCAGGATCAAAGTCTACGATGGGAAATGTAATTAATATGCCAGGAGCAATTAACGGGATTTCAGAAGTGTTAGTACTTGAGCCGCGTACATTTGAAGAAATGCCCCAGGCAATTCAAGCACTCAGAGAGCGTAAGTCAGTTGTTTTAAACTTGACCATCATGGACCCGGATCAAGCACAACGAGCTGTTGATTTTGTCGCAGGTGGGACTTACGCACTCGATGGACATCAAGAGCGCATCGGAGAAAGCATCTTTTTGTTTACGCCCAGTTGTGTGCAAGTTAGCACCCAAGGTGGAGTTATTCATGAAGTACCACAAACCCCCGTTCGTCCTTCACGTCCCGCCAGTAGTTCCAATCAAGCCTGGGGCAACGACGTTAACCGCATGGTACAGTAA
- a CDS encoding YggS family pyridoxal phosphate-dependent enzyme, giving the protein MTSSIRERITTIRASLPPSVRLIAISKTWMAEDIRAAYAAGMRDFGENRIQEAASKQAELQDLPDITWHFIGRLQSNKAKKAIELFDWIHSVDNLKLAQRLNELAQQQGVSPQVCLQVKILPDPNKSGWTVPELLVDLAELDQCKNLQIQGLMTIPPLGLNDAEISHVFNSTYKLATEIQKQNWSHLKMSELSMGMSGDYQLAVQAGATMVRLGTILFGKRT; this is encoded by the coding sequence ATGACCAGTTCCATTCGCGAACGTATTACCACAATTAGGGCTTCACTACCACCTTCAGTCCGGTTGATTGCTATTAGCAAGACATGGATGGCTGAGGACATTCGGGCGGCTTATGCCGCCGGAATGCGCGATTTTGGCGAGAACCGTATCCAAGAAGCTGCCAGTAAACAAGCCGAGTTACAAGACTTACCGGATATTACCTGGCACTTTATTGGACGGTTGCAAAGCAATAAAGCCAAAAAAGCCATTGAATTATTTGATTGGATTCACTCCGTGGACAATTTAAAACTGGCGCAGCGCTTAAATGAATTAGCGCAACAACAAGGAGTCAGTCCTCAAGTTTGTCTACAAGTGAAAATTCTCCCTGACCCCAACAAGTCCGGTTGGACTGTCCCAGAACTATTAGTTGACTTAGCTGAACTCGACCAGTGCAAAAATTTACAAATTCAGGGTTTGATGACAATTCCGCCTTTAGGATTAAATGATGCTGAAATAAGTCATGTGTTTAATAGTACATATAAATTAGCAACAGAAATCCAGAAACAAAACTGGTCTCACCTGAAAATGTCGGAACTTTCAATGGGTATGTCAGGAGACTACCAACTGGCAGTCCAAGCTGGAGCAACGATGGTAAGATTAGGAACTATCTTATTTGGTAAGCGCACTTAG
- the pipX gene encoding transcriptional coactivator PipX, giving the protein MNPDISETYINHPTWGLLYRICMVDDQQDLFTTLYAQRLFFLVANDIKGIKFQSIGRTEARMLLENRLRTLRRSGQSQEYEQLQSVFQRTFQ; this is encoded by the coding sequence ATGAATCCAGACATCTCAGAAACTTACATAAATCATCCAACTTGGGGTTTGCTTTATCGGATCTGTATGGTCGATGATCAGCAGGATCTGTTCACTACACTTTATGCCCAACGTTTGTTTTTTTTGGTTGCCAACGACATTAAAGGGATAAAATTTCAGTCAATAGGACGCACTGAAGCTCGAATGTTGTTAGAAAATCGCTTGCGTACTCTACGCCGCAGTGGTCAATCCCAGGAGTACGAGCAACTTCAGAGTGTTTTCCAACGCACATTCCAATGA
- a CDS encoding energy-coupling factor transporter transmembrane component T family protein, with amino-acid sequence MDLLRSLPLGLYLEQPQTWLHKLDPRVKIAWLMSFLTSYTFANNQWRILLVALLIIFTVLARIPRRVWKQQMGWLLTLALLVFLLINISPDGLGVQYQPRLPTNEQVLTQPAKASNTDIVPAATGKNQNYSYILFHKGPVKVTRRSFDLAIRVSTIIFTVIYSSNLYLLTTAPEEITTAIESLMQPLRRFKVPVTEITLTLTLSLRFIPLVLEEVQNLIRSVMTRAINWKKLGLKGAVKVWMTVAERLLKNLLLRAEQMASAMMVRGFTSPNEHQVKWHELRLKARDWLAIAMLTLFWGARLVLGNLA; translated from the coding sequence ATGGATTTATTGCGATCGCTACCACTTGGACTTTACTTAGAACAACCGCAAACCTGGCTACATAAACTCGACCCCCGTGTGAAAATAGCTTGGCTAATGAGCTTTCTCACAAGCTACACCTTTGCGAATAACCAGTGGCGGATACTACTGGTAGCACTATTAATTATTTTTACTGTCCTCGCCAGAATACCCAGGCGAGTCTGGAAACAGCAAATGGGCTGGCTGTTAACACTGGCGCTGTTGGTTTTCCTGCTAATCAATATCAGTCCTGATGGTTTGGGTGTGCAGTATCAGCCACGCCTACCCACTAACGAACAAGTATTAACTCAGCCAGCAAAAGCCAGTAATACCGATATTGTTCCAGCAGCAACAGGCAAAAATCAAAACTACAGCTACATCCTATTTCATAAAGGGCCAGTCAAAGTAACTCGCCGTTCATTTGATTTGGCCATCAGAGTCAGTACGATTATATTTACCGTGATTTACAGCAGCAACCTGTATCTGCTCACAACCGCACCCGAAGAAATCACCACAGCTATAGAAAGCCTCATGCAGCCCCTGCGACGGTTCAAAGTCCCCGTAACTGAAATTACTCTGACTTTAACTCTGTCCTTGCGATTTATCCCCCTTGTTCTCGAAGAAGTGCAGAATTTAATTCGTTCTGTGATGACAAGGGCAATTAATTGGAAAAAACTGGGTTTGAAAGGAGCCGTCAAAGTTTGGATGACAGTCGCCGAGAGACTGTTAAAAAATCTCCTCTTACGAGCCGAACAAATGGCTAGTGCGATGATGGTGCGCGGTTTCACTAGCCCCAATGAACATCAAGTCAAATGGCACGAATTACGCCTCAAAGCCAGAGACTGGCTAGCGATCGCTATGCTTACCCTCTTCTGGGGTGCTAGACTCGTTCTAGGAAATTTGGCTTGA